The following are encoded together in the Pirellulales bacterium genome:
- a CDS encoding NfeD family protein, which produces MAEIFVPSGGVIGFLSFVSIIAAIVMAFLQSGPTVGIMFLSVACIAVPAVLAAAFRLLPRTPVGRRLLPSIPTAEEVLPDSDDRRRLRQLVGRVGEAKSKMLPSGAVTVDGQTIDAMSEGQPIEPGQAVRVIEVRGTMVVVRPIDPASAGDVRGKDAEQADDILSRPIDTLGLDPFDPLQ; this is translated from the coding sequence ATGGCAGAGATTTTCGTCCCGTCGGGGGGCGTAATTGGGTTTCTTTCGTTCGTTTCCATCATTGCCGCCATTGTGATGGCGTTTTTGCAAAGTGGGCCAACCGTGGGAATTATGTTTTTGTCCGTGGCCTGCATTGCGGTGCCGGCAGTGTTGGCGGCGGCGTTTCGACTTTTGCCCCGCACCCCGGTAGGCAGACGGTTGCTCCCAAGCATTCCCACGGCCGAGGAAGTGTTGCCCGACAGCGACGATCGCCGCCGCTTGCGGCAACTCGTGGGTCGGGTGGGAGAAGCGAAATCGAAAATGTTGCCTAGCGGCGCGGTGACCGTCGACGGCCAAACCATTGACGCCATGAGCGAGGGACAGCCGATTGAACCGGGCCAGGCGGTACGGGTCATTGAAGTCCGCGGCACGATGGTCGTGGTTCGGCCCATCGATCCCGCGTCGGCCGGGGATGTTAGGGGAAAAGACGCGGAGCAGGCTGACGATATTTTGTCGCGCCCCATCGATACGTTGGGACTCGATCCGTTCGATCCATTACAATAA
- a CDS encoding NfeD family protein, with translation MDWLWPDMTLAKHACGASGRNGVRRISHWFISHCLVWQCAMLAVVCFTSSNPFSACAADDEPAPAATADKTGDSAAAQKPAENKQPSENAPADRPDSEKPADSARRGQGFLVRVDLPITDDVDTQVRRGITQLLGNLKPGGPRPILVVELWPGQTEGGAGSDFFRSLSLAKFLSRDLRDLARGVKTVAYIPKTVKGHAVLVAMACEEIIMAPNAEIGEAGIDESVIGPTIHSGYKEIADARGTIPAAIALGMLDKNLKVLKVSTEVGTEYVLEDGLDELKKHRVVQNVEELQPRPLLVDGRQARQDLGFVSYLADDRTDVARALKIPIDSLQDNPGLVGGWRPVQVDLKRPITATTVSRVQKLMQDQIRVNDVNLVVLYIESDGGSYDDALRLVSYLAGLDSSKVRTVAYVPHRARGDAALIALACDQLVMGPNAKLGGEGADVLKADARPLAVSVLREALSKDKSRSWSLPAAMIDPELKVYRYTNPSTNMSGYFCEEELKQQRDPAAWKQGELVTGTRGPLQLTGPKAEQLGLAWKVVDNFEQFKQAYGLERNPAMVEPGWADFLIDALTSEGARMFLLIMIFVGVYLEVHAPGVGIGGFIALLSALLYFWAQHLQGNPVALQLILFFAGILCVALEIFVLPGLAIFGFGGGLMIIASLVLASQTFVIPGNEYQWDKLRNSLLVLGGAISGSLVAAVVIRRFLPHAPVFNRMMLQPPSNEEMEIISQREALADFRHLLGQQGVATTRLILSGKARIGDQLVDVIADGEAIDRGMPVTVVDVIGSRVVVRSVRA, from the coding sequence ATGGATTGGCTCTGGCCCGATATGACACTGGCAAAACACGCCTGTGGCGCGTCAGGACGGAATGGCGTGCGGCGGATTTCCCATTGGTTCATTTCGCATTGCCTGGTCTGGCAGTGCGCGATGTTAGCCGTGGTTTGCTTTACTTCGTCCAATCCGTTTTCGGCCTGTGCAGCCGATGATGAACCCGCTCCGGCGGCTACCGCCGATAAAACTGGAGATTCGGCTGCCGCTCAAAAACCGGCCGAAAACAAACAACCCAGTGAGAATGCCCCTGCCGATCGCCCAGACAGCGAAAAACCAGCCGACTCAGCGCGTCGCGGGCAAGGCTTTTTGGTGCGGGTAGATTTGCCTATTACCGACGATGTCGATACCCAAGTTCGCCGCGGCATCACGCAGTTGCTCGGTAACCTGAAGCCGGGCGGACCGCGGCCGATATTGGTCGTGGAGTTGTGGCCAGGGCAAACCGAGGGCGGTGCGGGGAGCGATTTCTTCCGTTCCTTGTCACTGGCAAAGTTCCTCTCGCGCGATTTGCGTGATTTGGCCCGCGGCGTAAAAACCGTCGCCTATATTCCCAAAACGGTGAAGGGGCACGCAGTGCTGGTGGCAATGGCCTGCGAAGAAATCATCATGGCGCCCAATGCCGAAATTGGCGAAGCCGGCATCGACGAATCGGTCATCGGCCCCACGATTCATAGCGGCTACAAAGAAATTGCCGACGCCCGGGGCACCATTCCTGCCGCCATTGCACTCGGCATGCTCGACAAAAATCTCAAAGTGCTAAAAGTTTCGACGGAAGTTGGCACTGAGTATGTCTTGGAAGACGGGCTGGACGAGCTCAAAAAGCATCGGGTGGTGCAAAATGTGGAAGAACTGCAGCCCCGGCCGCTGTTGGTCGATGGTCGGCAGGCTCGGCAAGATTTGGGATTCGTCAGTTATTTAGCCGACGACCGGACCGATGTTGCCCGGGCTTTGAAAATTCCAATCGATTCGCTGCAAGACAATCCCGGCCTGGTCGGCGGTTGGCGGCCAGTGCAGGTCGATTTGAAGCGCCCCATTACCGCAACCACGGTCAGCCGCGTGCAGAAACTGATGCAAGACCAAATTCGCGTCAACGATGTGAACCTGGTTGTGCTGTATATCGAGAGCGACGGCGGATCGTACGACGACGCTTTGCGCTTGGTGAGTTATCTTGCCGGGCTCGATTCCAGCAAGGTTCGCACCGTGGCCTACGTTCCGCACCGGGCGCGCGGCGATGCCGCACTGATTGCGCTGGCCTGTGATCAACTTGTGATGGGTCCGAATGCGAAGCTCGGCGGCGAAGGAGCCGACGTGCTGAAGGCCGATGCCAGGCCGCTGGCCGTGAGCGTGCTGCGCGAAGCGCTGAGTAAAGATAAATCGCGCTCCTGGTCGCTGCCGGCGGCGATGATCGATCCGGAATTGAAGGTGTATCGCTACACCAATCCCAGCACGAATATGTCCGGCTATTTCTGCGAGGAAGAATTAAAGCAGCAGCGCGATCCCGCCGCATGGAAGCAAGGGGAATTGGTCACGGGGACTCGCGGCCCATTGCAGCTTACCGGGCCTAAGGCGGAACAGTTGGGGTTGGCTTGGAAAGTGGTCGATAACTTCGAGCAATTCAAGCAGGCCTACGGCCTGGAGCGCAATCCGGCAATGGTCGAGCCCGGCTGGGCCGATTTTTTAATCGACGCGCTAACGTCCGAAGGGGCGCGCATGTTTTTGCTGATCATGATTTTCGTCGGCGTGTATTTGGAAGTGCACGCGCCGGGCGTGGGAATTGGCGGGTTTATTGCCTTGCTTTCCGCGCTGTTATACTTTTGGGCGCAGCATCTGCAAGGCAATCCGGTGGCGTTGCAATTGATTCTGTTTTTCGCAGGCATATTGTGCGTGGCGCTGGAAATTTTTGTGCTGCCGGGTCTCGCCATTTTCGGCTTTGGCGGCGGGCTGATGATTATTGCCTCGTTGGTGCTGGCCAGCCAAACGTTTGTGATTCCCGGCAATGAATATCAATGGGATAAGCTTCGCAATTCGCTCTTGGTGCTCGGCGGGGCCATCTCGGGAAGCTTAGTCGCGGCGGTGGTTATTCGCCGGTTCCTGCCGCATGCGCCGGTGTTTAATCGGATGATGCTGCAGCCTCCCTCCAATGAAGAAATGGAAATTATTTCACAGCGGGAAGCTCTCGCCGATTTCCGCCACTTGCTGGGGCAACAGGGGGTGGCAACCACCCGGTTAATTCTGTCAGGCAAAGCCCGCATTGGCGATCAGTTGGTCGACGTCATTGCCGATGGGGAAGCCATCGACCGTGGCATGCCGGTTACCGTCGTCGACGTGATCGGAAGCCGGGTGGTGGTACGCTCGGTGCGGGCATAA
- the ispD gene encoding 2-C-methyl-D-erythritol 4-phosphate cytidylyltransferase has product MSTFAVILAAAGKSTRFRDKNYKKPFAPLEGRAVWLHSAEKFLNRSDVPQLILVISPEDREYFQSKFAANAAILGINVVDGGAERADSIQKALEKVKPEIEFIAVHDAARPCIANEWIDEIFAAAAKSGAAIPAIPVGNTLKRVSGGVIVETVSRDGLWEAQTPQVFRRDILLKAYAQRGGFVATDDAQLVERLGQKVNIVPGSALNLKITARADLRLAELAIKALPKPKLLGPTNPMDDMWR; this is encoded by the coding sequence GTGTCCACATTCGCTGTCATTCTTGCCGCCGCCGGAAAGAGCACTCGGTTCCGGGACAAAAATTACAAAAAGCCATTTGCGCCGCTGGAGGGCCGCGCCGTGTGGCTGCACTCGGCAGAAAAGTTTTTGAACCGATCCGATGTGCCGCAGTTGATTTTGGTGATTTCGCCGGAAGACCGCGAATATTTTCAATCCAAGTTCGCCGCCAATGCCGCCATTTTGGGAATTAACGTGGTCGATGGCGGGGCGGAACGGGCCGATTCGATTCAAAAAGCACTGGAGAAAGTGAAACCGGAAATCGAGTTCATCGCTGTTCACGATGCAGCCCGGCCGTGCATTGCCAACGAATGGATTGACGAAATTTTTGCCGCCGCGGCCAAAAGCGGCGCCGCCATTCCCGCCATTCCTGTCGGCAATACCCTCAAGCGCGTATCGGGCGGCGTGATTGTAGAAACCGTTTCCCGCGACGGCCTGTGGGAAGCACAAACGCCGCAGGTATTTCGCCGCGATATTTTGTTAAAGGCCTACGCCCAGCGTGGCGGGTTTGTCGCCACCGACGATGCCCAACTCGTCGAGCGGCTGGGCCAAAAAGTGAACATTGTGCCGGGTTCGGCCCTCAATCTAAAAATCACCGCCCGGGCAGATTTGCGGCTAGCCGAGTTGGCAATCAAGGCGCTCCCCAAGCCAAAACTGCTGGGCCCGACCAACCCCATGGACGACATGTGGAGATAA
- the floA gene encoding flotillin-like protein FloA (flotillin-like protein involved in membrane lipid rafts) — MLIADAEVGQVVTIAIILVGIVVALVALVVFARYFRLWIQSVTTGASIGIFDLLGMTFRKVNPAVIVRSKIMAVQAGLGEETGITSKALEAHYLAGGRVPLVIRAIIAANKAKTIKLGYKLATAIDLAGRDVLESVKTSVYPKVIDCPARGSGKETLDAVAKNGIQCRVKARVTVRTNLNQVIGGATEETIIARVGEGIVSAIGSSETHMDVLENPDRISKAVLARRLDSQTAFEIVSIDIADIDVGENIGARLQADRAEADMRIARAKAEERRAMAVALEQENIASIEGARAGLVAAEAEVPKAIAAAFQNGALGILDYYKLRNIQADTEMRRSISGVGVTTTPT; from the coding sequence ATGCTCATTGCCGATGCCGAAGTTGGTCAAGTGGTGACAATCGCTATTATTTTGGTGGGCATTGTCGTGGCGCTCGTGGCGCTGGTAGTGTTTGCCCGGTATTTTCGCCTCTGGATTCAGTCCGTCACCACGGGGGCAAGCATTGGCATTTTCGATTTGTTGGGCATGACGTTTCGCAAAGTGAACCCAGCGGTAATTGTGCGCAGCAAAATTATGGCCGTGCAGGCCGGTTTGGGGGAAGAAACTGGCATCACCAGCAAGGCGCTAGAGGCGCATTATTTAGCCGGCGGGCGAGTGCCGCTGGTAATTCGAGCCATAATTGCCGCCAATAAAGCCAAAACCATCAAGCTTGGCTACAAATTGGCCACCGCCATCGATTTGGCCGGCCGCGACGTTTTGGAATCGGTAAAAACCAGTGTCTATCCCAAGGTCATCGATTGCCCGGCTCGGGGCTCCGGCAAAGAAACGCTCGATGCCGTGGCCAAAAATGGCATTCAATGCCGGGTAAAAGCCCGCGTGACGGTGCGCACGAATTTGAATCAGGTGATCGGCGGGGCGACGGAGGAGACCATTATTGCCCGGGTGGGCGAAGGCATTGTGAGCGCCATCGGCTCGTCGGAAACTCACATGGACGTGTTGGAAAATCCGGATCGCATTTCCAAGGCCGTACTGGCGCGGCGGCTCGATTCGCAAACCGCGTTTGAAATTGTGTCCATCGATATTGCCGACATAGATGTGGGTGAGAATATTGGCGCTCGTCTGCAAGCCGACCGGGCCGAGGCCGACATGCGCATCGCCCGCGCCAAAGCCGAAGAACGTCGAGCAATGGCCGTGGCCTTGGAACAAGAGAACATTGCCTCGATTGAAGGCGCCCGGGCAGGCCTGGTGGCGGCTGAAGCAGAAGTGCCCAAAGCCATTGCCGCGGCGTTCCAAAACGGGGCCTTGGGAATATTGGATTACTACAAGCTGCGGAACATTCAGGCCGATACCGAGATGCGGCGCAGCATTTCCGGCGTGGGTGTAACGACGACGCCGACCTAA